The genome window CTTATAAAAGCGTCATTGAAAATCGCTTTTTCGAACATCTTACATTagactatatatatttaattggAGATTTCCAAACTAGGAACTAGTTAAACGCGCTTTCGCATTTGTATGGCGGcgtttgagtgtgtgtgtgtgttatttATGCTTAGAACGTGACTGGAAATATGAAATGCAGCAAATGTGTTTACTTAAATGAAGTGAGTGAAAATTgacaaatacacacacacatagaggCGCACCCACACCAGTACGTTCTAAATGCAGCGCAAGGGCGGCTGCAATTGGAGGCGTGGCCGGGTCACATCGACCAGCGAGCTTAGGGCACATGAGAAATACGCCAAAAATGGCTATGACGCTAATCCCTTGGACGgcgcaacacacacacacaaatgcacaAGTACAGTGGGCACTCGTCCAAATCCGTTATCCACAACTCAAATTCTACGGAAAGGTGACCCCGAATCGCTTGGCACGGCTCATAACTATGGCTTTTGAATGGCGATTTCAGGGAGAGATACCTCTAAATATTTGTGGTTTTATTATGCAATTATAAGCATGTGAAATTTTTTGCTGGCAACTATTTGATAGATACACATGTCATGTAGAAAGGTGACCCCGATCAAACTTTAAGGTGCACTAACAGATTTTTAGGATACAAAATTTTGTGGAATTTTGTGAGGTATTATTTTTTGGTAACGTGTTCCGACTGTGCTGCACAATTGGACCAACACACACTCTGCGGAAATATGTCAAATTCAATAACAGCCAAGTGACGTGCTTCCTGGTCCGCAACGCTTTGGATTCCCCCTTGTCCAGGATAAATCTGACGATGGAGAAGAAGGAGCAGCGACTGGCGCCAAAACTCTGGACAATGGTAGCCAACTCGGTTCGTCCTTACAACCGCTCATGCCCCTGATAGTCCTGCAGCATGGCCATTCTACTGGCCTCATAAAAATGTACGATTTTTCTTCATTTGATGAAACGAAATACAATTTCTCAACGAGCAACGCAAAAAAGTTggttgcaattgcaattttctTGCCAAATCAGCGCACGCTGCTCGCTATATATTGACATTTTTAAAAGCCAATATTTCTCCGACTTGCAGACCCATTGGGTTTTCTTTTCGCCGAAAAGTAAGTCCAAAAGTTGGCTGTGCGGATTAATTTATTTGACTTCGgcaatgtataaatataaatcgAATGAGGCCCATGCACAAATGGAGAATAAAAACTGGAACAGCGCGAAAGTTTATGTTAATAAATAGAGTGCTCTTAAATTTGCAGAAGTGTCCTGCTCTGAAATGTATCTTAAACACCACCTAATTAGCTGAAGACTCCAAGTATCCCGCATCGTAAAATTGCAAGAAATATTTACTGAAAACTTAATTTTAGGGCCGAGAGCTTTTGAGCCATTGGTCACCTGCATTGCCCTCTAATTAGCTGAGGTGCCACCTTTTTCTGGCCACTGCCATTTGAGTCGCTGCAATTACACTGATTAATGGCGGCTTGGCACCCACCAAGAATGCCTGCGGTTGCCCAACCCAATCACAGCCCGTTCTAAATACTTGCTGCACAGTGTGAATAAGAAACCAGTGAACTGGCAATGACAGTCGAAAGGAAACTTTGCACTCGCTCAACTCTGCCAGGCGAAAACTGCCAGCGCAAATGAAATTAGTCGAAACTATTTGGGCATTTCCGTGGCAATGAGGCGGGTCATCCCAGCCCATCCCATCCGCTCCGCCACACCCAATTTCCATAGGCATCGACATCCGCATCCTCAACCGATTTTACATTCACACCGGACTGTCAAAGTCAAGTTCGTGACGCGCGTTATTTCTAATTATATTGGGGAGGGCTTCAAAAGACCACGCCTAATTCTTACACTGAGCAAAAATATTATACACTTGTGTATATGATTATAATCAGAACGAACTCTAATGTTTAAGACAACCTTTATTactaaatgtaaatatttaagattttaatttttatagaACTTTTTTCAGATTCTTTCAGATTCAGAGACCTctcatatattttatgatatatatatcatattatatttatataacgACTTATAATTTTAAGCCCAATTGCTTGCTGTTTAGAACTCATCCTGCCCAGACAGTTCCCAATTTGATTTGTCGTGAGCCCACTTTTTTTCCTGAttcctattttttttaagtaattttaattgaaaaaattcTTCAATTTTGCCATCCATCTGACTGGCAGGTTGGTCCACTGGTGTTGGCCCACCCCACTCCTGCCTGCTTTCTTCTATCGGCCGACAGCCGTAGAAATGTAATTAGCCTGGCCCAAACCCCTCCGCCCGCAAATCCATCCGCCGACTGTTGTCTGTTTGTGTcaacttttcaattaaatattcataaaaaaaaatgcaatttgccaGCCACTTCGCTGGGCGGAAAGATATTTCGAAATTACTTTTAAGTGCTGCATAAGGTCAGGCAGCGTGTCTAAATGGGGATTATACGAATGATTTGAAAAAAGTATGGATTCTAAATGGAATGAAAAAAGATAATTTCGTATTTGCAATTGGTTAGCTGTCAAATTGTTCTTAAGTGTGAAGTTATCTTTTCTAGAAAGATTTTGCAGTTATTAATCTTGAACTTTATTGAGCCGCCGATCTGCGTTGCCCAAAAAATTTAGTTAATAACGTATTCGGGCGAACTCTAATTAAATTGGTTCGAAGGTGCGAAATTCAGGTGAATCGCAAGGGTTTCGGGGAAGTCGCTAATTGTAAAAGCAGCAATGATTTGTCTGGCATCTGGCACTGGCCCTTTGTGCAAACGAAATGGcgataattaatcatttctaCTGCGGTTAGTTGACCGCTCTTCGATTTGTTCCATGACCTGCGCGAATCGCGGTAATCATTTGAGCTActactttaattaaaaaccacAGCTCTGTACGGCGAATGGCGTAAGTTATTGGCTGGCGATGATTTGCTCCTTTTGTCCACACAATGTCACTGCCACATGATGTTGGCCATTAAATTGTGGCCATAATCACAAAAGCCAACTAATTCACGTACATTGTGCGCAGAAGGGCGAAGAATTTGTACGAGAGTTGCAAGAGCTGCCAAAAATGGATTAATCGAAATTAAATCGGGATTAAAACCGTACTTTTCTTACTCACATCCGACACGGTGACCAGTGAGATGTTCAGGAACATTGTGGCCTTGAGTCGACTCGGCTGTTGGGCCCTCTTGATAATCAGGATCAGCATTTTACGATACCGCAGATCAGCACGGAACCAGTCGTGGTTATAGACCGCTTGGCCAATCTGCTCACTCtgattattatatataatttaagataaaatataaaaaatatagaaTAGAATAGTACTTACCGCATCAACGAGCCTCTGAGCATGGGTGGCAATCATGAAGACCTGAACCATTGCACAGAACAGGAAAAGCACGAGCATTACCAGGTTGTCGATCTTGCTGCCGATGGTCATCTGGAAACCCACAAAGCAGATGATAAAGGACGAGGACACAAAGTTGGACAGCAGCGATACACCGAATATCTCATTGATATCCTGGCAGAGGTGGATCAAGCTCTGGTGATAGGCCACCGTCGCCTGGAGGAACTCCAAGTCGTGCTGGAATGGGCCAATACCGGCAACATGACCCTCGATGTGAGCGGAAAGCCGGATGAAGTGCATCACCACCAGCGTGACCAGGGCGCACATTAACATGTCCGCTGCTAGCTGACCGGACAGACATGCCTGACCGCCGATATTCTGTGAGATGTACATGAAATAGTAGCTATATCCGGTACTCCAATCCCAGGGAACCCAGCAGTAGTAGGGCAGCATCCTCTCAAATTGACGCATTCCCAACCAGAAATCACAGACCAGATAGTAAACGGCCCAATAGAGGTTGTACGTCCAGATCAGCACCATGTGCATGCCGAAGTAAAATTTGCTATATCGGCTATAGCCACTTAGATGATACCCTATATCATAGGGTTCTTGTTGAGCCAAGCCTTCCGGATGCAGTTCTTCCAATCGGCTGACCACTTGGGTGAGTCTCTTTCTCTGCCGCGAAATGTACCAGATTTTGAGGTCACCAACGATGACAAATCCAATGAACGATAGATTCATGGTGGCCTCCAGAAAATTGCTGCCTTTGCCGATCGCCAGGAATACGTAAATCAGCTCCGAGACGAGCACTGTGTTCAGATTCACCATCTGGGCAATGAAGGTCCAGTGCAGCAGGACCTCCTTCCACTTTTGACTGTACTTGTGATCGTAGGCCAGCATTCCAATCGATAAATAGAACGCATTGGCATACTTCAGAAAGCTCTGCAATGGAATGGCCTTCAGTTTTCCCTGCTCCTTGGCACTTTGAGTATCCTTCTGAGCCGACATGTTGTAATTGTTAATTTTCCGAGTCGTTGGCTCGCTTTATATACACCCAAATTAATGTGGAGCCCAGAACGGAGCGATGTCGATGATTTAATAATTTACTATTGCCACACACACTGGACAATTGGCACGCCCACTTGATTAGCATGTACACGGCGAGCATCTCTCAATTAGGGCGTTGTGAACCCGTCAGTTGGTCGTCCGGGGGCGTGGTTAATTGGGCCTAACTCGAAATCGATGACTCCCACGATTAAGTGGCTTCCAGTTGCTCACAAATGTCAGCGATTAGTTCGACCTCGGGTGAACAATCGAATGAACAAATGCCTAAACATTAATGGTCTCATTTCCAAGCAAAATTGGTTCAGTTAGAAGAAATTGTAATATACTATTGTGCATCTGTAAAATCTATAAATATAtgcattatttaataaaatgggaaaaaccATTTCTCCCATCGTTAGTTCGTACAGTTCGTACTTTATGCGTAATCTAGATCTCTGCGGCAttcatttcgtttatttttctcCTATATGCAGAGAATATTTTGTGCTTTTGAACATTTATTGTtcatgttttgtttttctttgggATATCTCAAAGTATTTGGAAAACCATTTATGTGTTGTCTTAGCGGCTGCATTGCATTTGTTTCGTCCTTGTTTTTGCTCCTTGACACACTTGCCTGGATGATGGTGTGTGTCAGTGACACGAGTCCTTTGCATTTTGCCTATTTCCTGTTTACACACAttcagttggccaaaaggatGTGTATGCGAATTGCCATTTCTTCTGGCCAGATGACACCCGGTTTATGTCTGGATCAACTGTTTTGCTGCCTTCGAGTAATGCAAAATATGCTGGCATTCTTTTCACTGGATGTTTATTCGCTCGTTTGCTTCTAATGCAAAAAGTCCTTGGAATGCTGCAATTAAATTCGATTCAGAGCAGACTATCCATCTCCTCAGCCTGTTCCAGAATCagtatctgaatctgaatctgactAGCTGACCTCATTTGCGTATCGCATTCCTAATGAAATTTACATGACTATTTCGCCGCAGCAATGTTAATGAAGAGCATTTATACACAGctgtttgtatatatgtagatacatatatgtatgtactatATATGTGGAATATGTGTGTTTTTTGCCATGGGAGATTTATTCTCAAATGCAATTAGCATTTTAAATTCATCCCATGCGGTGCACAATTTTTCACTCCTTAATGGCATTTGTAATGTTAaaccaaaattaatttaataaattgttgttgccgtcTGTCAGTTATGTAATATTAATGCATTTCTATTTGCCACTTGAAGTTTTTGCGGCCAGCAACCATTTTCCGAATGTTTAACCATTTTTCAGCATAGAAAAAGTGATtggaaataatttaaaataaaaatgtactTACAGCagattttattgattttaattattttatttaactaaTTGTCGACAGTCGCAGAAAAAAGTTAATAAAGTACGGTTTTGCGTGCCGAAGTAATGCCGCAAAGTAGATTGCACATTATTTGTGAGTGCGCtgggaaaaacattattttgattaagaataattaaaaacacGATATCTAAATATATTCCGATTTCAGATTTATTCGGCATTATGTTATTAATATTACACAAGCAAGCTGATAAATACACACTTTAAAATGCACTTTACTTAGAGCTTCATTTTTAGGAAAACACTGGCTCACATGTCGGGGAAAGCAGCTTTCCCTTTTTTCGGCACCCCCTTTCCAGCTAATACTTATGCAGATTAATCTGCATACATATAGAAAATATATGCTAtatatatagcatatagcaTATGTATGCGCCCCTCGGCTGTGGAACAAGGTCCTTGAGTTTCCGTTTGCATTTTGGGGCCGACCCTTTTGGACGGGTTTATCTACGGCGAGGGCCAGAGACAAAAAAAAGGGGTCTGTGTGCCTATTTCCGCTCCCTTTCCTTTACTTTACTTTCCTTTTTGGCCCCAGCCCCCCAGTAAACAAAGCAATTATGTGTATATGCAACGTGCATACCATCAGATATTTACAATTGCACCAGAAATTATAGCACTTAAAACTGGAGTGCAAGTAAAACAGTTTTAGCCAGTATATCCAAAGAAATGCCTTCACAAGCACACTTGACCAAATTGAAAAGTCCAAACTATTCAAATATTGTGCGAACTCAAATGCAGTGCCACCATTTTGACCTCGAGTGTACGTGCATCTACATTGAgtataaacattttcatttattttcgtGTGTGTTTGCTGGAAATTCTCGTTGTTGGTAAGTTTGTTGCAATGTTGCATattatcaaaaacatttgTAGCAGGAAAACACACAGAGCTAGATGAGTTTGAGTTGGTCGAAGGGCTGCATTTTTTCGGATGAGAATATGcggtgtatgtatatattttggcTTCTGGCGCTTTTGAATGTTTGCCAAATGTTGTTGGCTTTGGCGTAATTGTTACACCAACACTGAAATGTGCAATGATAAGGCCGCgatgtgtttttattttaccaTCGCCATGCTGTTTTTTCCAACCCATGCATACACCTCTATTATTTTTTCGACTAGCTGCCATTGCCCTTTTGCTGGCAATGTGCCACATTCTGTGGCAGGGCACACATGCTAGGGGTATCCCCCATTCCCCACCACGTGGCCATCGTAATAAACCTAATTTGAGTTGAGATGTTGCGAAATATACACTATTGAATGGCATCCAAATAACTTGTTGAAAGTATTTCACATTAGCGAGTCGATAAATTAtcataataatgataataatcGCACGCTAGCTTTCAACACATTTAAGTTTTAATGTATATAATTGGCTTTAAGTTGGCTGTTTGTACTGAATCTATGAATATTTTATGCCACTCTTTTTGTTTCCAGCGAGATCTGACTTTGCAACACCTTGTGTGATTTAATAATCCTAACGTGGGCACGCTCCAAAAACAAGTTGCCCCATATATTTCAACCCATTCAGCAGCTGCCTTCAGTTATCCAAACTTTTTTCCAGAGAAGAAAAAAACTTTCGTGCACCCAGTTTATTGGGCTTTTACGTGGGCGAAAGAGCTGCCACGTCTGAGGGCTAAACTCgattttaaatgcatttttctggTGTTTAACTAATTTGGTTAATATTTTGCAAACGCGTTCTGAATTCGACAGGGCGTGGAAAATTGCCAGGCGGGGATGGTCGGTGTTTGGGTTGTTATGTCTGCCAGCTGTCGACTCCTTACAATGCGTGTCCTTGCAAAACTGGAGCAGACACATAGACGGATGACTTTgaagtgtgcgtgtgtgtttttgaGCTCTGTTGTGTTTTGATAAGCggcaaatcaaatcaaacgAGATAATGAGTCGGAATGAAATTCCCTATGTATGCAGCCAATGAGCCATGCGCTCAAGCAGGCAAAAGATTAATGCCTTAACGGCTTTAATTATTTCCCCATCAAATTAAGAATCTCCATATTTTCAATTCTGTGGCACCTATTGTGCAAAGCCCGGCAAATTCGGTGCGAACTTGTCTAATACCCAATTTGGGgacagcaacaaaaactgCACACCATTAGTGGCATTATTAGTAAGCATAACAAATGCTCGCCATGACCCAAATTTGCAGGACATGGACATGCAGCTTCTCCCCGGAGAGACGAACAGCAAATTATTGTTTAAATACCCTGCAGTTGCGGGTTGATGTTTCTGAGTAGCGATGAAATGTGGAACTACAGGGTATTAACAACCACACtcttatacatacatatatgtttaaTATATGCACAGATACAGGCTGCAGAATGCATTTTGAGGGGCAAATACAATGGCCAGATAAACAAAGCCCGTCGTCTGTCTGTGGtccaaatttgcataaattaaagaGCAGCATCGGACTTTGGCATATATTTCCAACAATTGACCTAAATTGACCGTAGTGCATGCATACGAAAAACTAGAACTACAATCAATGGGCTACTATTTACATATTGCTAATCCATCAAGCCTTTGGACAAACATTTAAAGTAACCTTCCTGCGGTAAGTCCCTTGTAAAACACACTTGGAATTTAAATGAATCCTtgatgtatatatatatatgtgtgtgtatgcatGTATGGGTATATTATATTTGTGCTTGAGCAGCCAAgcaaattaataattattctATGGTATGCACATAATCATCATTATTGTCTGGCTCATTTGACAGCAATGTCATTTCCAGTCTCATTCGATATGATATCATCCCCCCACCCATTTTACCCCCAAAGATTTTCCCACCCACCCATGGCCACTACCACGTAtgtacaaataaatttatagACGTGCCATACCTACATATGCATATAGTTGTCTATACTCTACTTGCacacaaatacatatatatttttgtcaCAGCTTGACTTCAGTTGCGAAATTGGCTGCACTTGCGACAAGAGGCAAcctttttgtaaatatttcattCTGGTTTTATTGGTCTGTGGTCAGCTCGTTTCTGAGGTTATAAAGTTAATGAATTGCATTTTGATATGTGTTGTGGACTACCGCCTCAATTTTGAGCCCTCCATCCCATACCCCGCTTCCAATGCCTTGGGCTGCCTTTTGGACTTAATAATCCTTTAAAGCGGAAGCCTCGCCAGAAAATCGAACGAAGATTAAATTATATCTAGTTACTCTAGGATTCGCAAGGTGATGGGGATGGGAGGTGGTTTGGTTGACGCATTCTGAAAGGATTGCAAGGATTCACCCGACGCACACGAAAGGACACACCTGCACACTGCGATAAGCAGAGGGGAAATCCGCATTCGACCGGTGTCCCCGTGGCGTCGATGGGGATACTCGGCTTGAACTCGATTTCATGCATTTGTCATAATTGGCAACTGAGTGTGCTCCCTCTCCCCCTCTTCTGATTTCCGGTTCCGGTTTCCCCTCTGCCACCAGTAAACAAACCCACACACGCGTACTAATCGTGTCAGGAGTTTCAGCCCCGAGTTGCATTAAAGTTGCACTACTGCTACCCAAATTTCCTGGTACACTACACTTTATTCAAATTTGTATTAAACAAAGAAGAAGATTAAAATTGGCACTGACGACCACAATCTACTTTCACTAAACTATCAGCTCTTGTAAAGTTTAACATCTTTTCTTAACAGCTTTAAAAGTAGTTTCTTATAACCTTCTTGTATAAACTTGCAATTATTTTGTTCAAGTGTATTCCGAACCCTTTTTGATAGCACTACCGAGTCCTCCAGCTGCTTCAGGTTTTCTTTGCGCTTCTGCTCCGAGTAGTTCCTCCGTTTCGCGCATCGTCATATGTTTGCCAGTGTAAGCGCCACGTGCGTCCTGGCCAAGTCCTTGTCGCGTCCTTCTCTTTCATCTTCCTGCGGCAGCACTACTTCGTGCTCCTTGGAGCCTGGCTGCTGGTGTGTTTGTCATCGGCAGACCGCACTTTTAATATGCGCATAAATTGGCTGACATTGATGGATCCTAATAGAGTTGCAGTTGCCACAATGTCGCAAGCAGCAGTGGCAATACAAACAGACGGCAACTGGAGAGGGCGAAAATCGAAATATTGAATATCGAATTTCATTGCCGATATTAAGGAAGTCATTGCAGCTATAAAGCtatgaaatttatttatattactACTTGACTCTATTGGTATTTGGTGCAAAGTGTACAgtaggaatttaatttctttggcCTCGAGCATACTTGTATGATTTTGATCTTTTAAAGTGTCTTAAAGTTTTATTGCACATCGGTTCATAGGTCTTCGAGTAACTTCCTCCTACGCATAAAGCTGAATGCATCTCAAGACGCTAATTACGTTTCGATTGCACCCATCAACCCCTCTGTCATTCCAGTGCAACAGCATTACTGGAAGCCTTTGTGGATGGATGACCTGCGAGGAAAGTAAGTAATTAATTCTGGGCTGGATAACCTTTGGCCGCCGCTCAAAGGAGTGCCCACAATCACAGACAGCCGGGTCAGAGGTGAAAGTGCGTATGTGCTACCTTTGACTTTCGGTTGGCAAGCATTTGCACAATAAAACTTCCCTCAAACGATGCGAGAAAAGTAAATTGTAATTGAGTGTTAAAACATGTGTAACCGACTTGGGAGCTGATATACATACTCATGCATGTATTATTGAGCGCCATGGCCACTTACCTTAAATCATAATCATCGTTGATGTTGAAATGAAGACGAATAAGCCGTGTAAACGACTGTCTAGGTTTTTCcaaaattttttcttttaatgtTCCGCACTCAGAAGGTTTTGTCCTTAGCTTGGTTTTTCCGCATCGAGTGTGAGAGCGGTAAGCGGATTTGTCCTGCTCTGCGGATATTAGGCTGGACCATGTGTGTCATTCGTAAACTTTTCAAAACTTACGCATGACTTAAAGAATTTTCTTAAAGCGGAGAAGAAACATTTTCTTTCTGAAAGAAAGagatacaaaataaattaatttctaaactaattattatttttgcatattttttgaTTACAAAGGTCCACTTTAACAGCGCACACAGCAGACTAGTAGGATGTGAGTTGTAGGCCTGCCGGCGAAACTTGGTCCTGCACATATTTAAAGCGATgaatacattttttacgcCCTGCACACTCAGATGGCAAAGTAGATGATGTGGGGGAGGTGAGTGgcttgggtggttgggtggtaatgtgggtgggtggctgCCGACGCCTATCAATGTGTGCCGCGTCCCAGGCGCAGCATTTCGAGCGTAAATTGTAAAC of Drosophila mauritiana strain mau12 chromosome 3R, ASM438214v1, whole genome shotgun sequence contains these proteins:
- the LOC117143467 gene encoding putative odorant receptor 85d; this encodes MSAQKDTQSAKEQGKLKAIPLQSFLKYANAFYLSIGMLAYDHKYSQKWKEVLLHWTFIAQMVNLNTVLVSELIYVFLAIGKGSNFLEATMNLSFIGFVIVGDLKIWYISRQRKRLTQVVSRLEELHPEGLAQQEPYDIGYHLSGYSRYSKFYFGMHMVLIWTYNLYWAVYYLVCDFWLGMRQFERMLPYYCWVPWDWSTGYSYYFMYISQNIGGQACLSGQLAADMLMCALVTLVVMHFIRLSAHIEGHVAGIGPFQHDLEFLQATVAYHQSLIHLCQDINEIFGVSLLSNFVSSSFIICFVGFQMTIGSKIDNLVMLVLFLFCAMVQVFMIATHAQRLVDASEQIGQAVYNHDWFRADLRYRKMLILIIKRAQQPSRLKATMFLNISLVTVSDLLQLSYKFFALLRTMYVN